From the genome of Nitrospinaceae bacterium:
GACCCGAAAGCGGCTTTCGTGGGTTTGCTTTCATATTTAAAGCCGGGGGGCGTGCTCTCGGTCGATTGCTATCACAAGGACGGGGTCATCGCGCCCTGGAAATCGAAATATCTCTGGCGCTGGCTCGCCACCCGGATGCCGGTGGACACACTTCACAAAGTTGTAAAGTGGTACGTTCCCAAATGGATGCCGGTGGACCGTTTTATCGCGAAGATTCCCTATCTGAGGCGTTATTTGCGCTGTGTTGTTCCCTGTTTTGTGCATGATGGTTTCGGGCTGGACGAAAAGCAGGCGGTGGAGTGGGCGGTGCTCGACACCTTCGATGCGCTTTCCGCCGCCCATGACCACCCGCAGACGGTGGACACAGTCCGCTCGTGGTTTGAGGAGGCGGGCATGAAGAACATCGAGGTCCGGGGCGGCCCCATCGTCGTGGGCAATGGCCAGATGGCGGGGGGCGAGTTCGACAAACGTTAAGCCTGGTGTGCCGAACCCAGCTGTTTTGATATGTTGTCTGCCTCGGGGATGAACTTTTGCCGCCTAATTAGAGAGATAATCGTGCCTGCGAAAAAAGCGCCAGCAGCTAAGACGGAATCTGTGGTCAAGAAGAAACCTGCGGCCAAGAAAAAAACTACCGTAAAAAAGAAAGAGACTAAGAAAGCGCCTGCGGCTGAAAAGAAATCTACGGCCGAAAAGAAACCTGTAGCCAAGAAAAAAGCCGTCTCGAAAAAATCGCCGGCGAACGCAATGGGGTTTAAGCCGGGCGTGCCAAAAGAAAAGCCAAAAGGTCGAATCTACGAGGGGCCGCTTAATGTGAATGCGAAGCCGAAAAAGGCCGACACGATTTTTTTTGGTGTGGGTGGGGTGCCGCATTCGGCCAAGCCCCAGGGCCACCCGGAGGCAGTGCGCCGGCTTCATGAGCTTGGTCTTGGCGTCTACGAGATGGAGTTTGTCCACGGGGTGCGTATTCGGCCAGAGACCTGCGAGCTGGTAAAAGCGGCGCAGGCCGAAACGGGTGTGCACGTCACGGCGCATGGGCCCTACTACGTCAATCTGTACTCGCTTGAGGAAGAGAAGGTTGAGGCGAGCCGCAAGCGCGTGCTCGACACGGCGCGGGCGCTCGCGGCCTGCGGTGGAGATGGCGCATGTTTTCATGCCGGGTTTTATCAAAAACGTGACCCGGCAGAGGTGCATGCCTTCATGACAAAACAAATTGGAGAGCTGGTCGATATTTTAGAAAAGGAAGGCTGCCCGGTGCGGCTCGACCCTGAGACGACGGGTAAGGGGAGCCAGTTCGGCTCGTTGGCCGAGCTTTGCGAGATGGGCGATGCGCTCCAGGGCAAGAATATGAGTATCACGATTGATTTTGCCCATATCCATGCCCGGACAGCCGGGGCGATGAACACGTATGACGAGTTCGCGGGCCAGCTTGAGCTGATGAAAAATAAATTGGGAAAAGAGGCCCTTTCGTCGATGCATATCCATCTTTCGGGTATCGCCTACACCGAAAAGGGGGAGGCGCACCACCTTGAGCTCGACGACTCGGACATGAACTATGAGGATCTTTTTCGGGCGCTGATTGATTTTGGGGCCTCGGGACGGGTGGTCTGCGAGAGCCCGGCCCTTGAGTATGACGCCCTGATTATGCAGAAGGCCTACCGGCGACTAGCTGGTACTAAATAGTAGACCAATCCATCTGAAAAAGTGCTTGACCACCCACAGTTGTACGAGTATAGAATTCACATTACCATTTTTCAGACCACCGGCATTTCGCGTTGCAAGGGG
Proteins encoded in this window:
- a CDS encoding TIM barrel protein — its product is MPAKKAPAAKTESVVKKKPAAKKKTTVKKKETKKAPAAEKKSTAEKKPVAKKKAVSKKSPANAMGFKPGVPKEKPKGRIYEGPLNVNAKPKKADTIFFGVGGVPHSAKPQGHPEAVRRLHELGLGVYEMEFVHGVRIRPETCELVKAAQAETGVHVTAHGPYYVNLYSLEEEKVEASRKRVLDTARALAACGGDGACFHAGFYQKRDPAEVHAFMTKQIGELVDILEKEGCPVRLDPETTGKGSQFGSLAELCEMGDALQGKNMSITIDFAHIHARTAGAMNTYDEFAGQLELMKNKLGKEALSSMHIHLSGIAYTEKGEAHHLELDDSDMNYEDLFRALIDFGASGRVVCESPALEYDALIMQKAYRRLAGTK